A region of Oceanicoccus sp. KOV_DT_Chl DNA encodes the following proteins:
- the pip gene encoding prolyl aminopeptidase, which produces MMTLYPEIKPYQRHQLAVDNIHRLYLEESGDPDGIPVLFIHGGPGAGCDKNTRRFFDPERYRIIAFDQRGAGRSTPHAELKNNNTQALIADIEAIRQFLNIEQWVLFGGSWGSTLGLLYTQAYPERVMGLILRGIFLCREQDLRWFYQHGASLVFPDYWEDYVHPIALSKRNDFIHAYYELLTGDNELARMGAAKAWSVWEARCATLRPSRDLVDHFGDPHTALALARIEAHYFVNNSFIEPNQILNNANKLAGIPSIIVHGRYDMVCPLDNAVALHNVWPDSQLNIVRDAGHSSSEPSIIDALVRATRDMARRFRPEDEGDDASD; this is translated from the coding sequence ATCAACGCCACCAGCTGGCGGTAGATAATATTCACCGACTGTATTTGGAAGAAAGCGGTGATCCGGATGGCATTCCGGTGTTGTTTATTCATGGCGGACCAGGTGCCGGTTGTGATAAAAATACGCGGCGTTTTTTTGATCCCGAGCGTTATCGCATTATTGCTTTTGATCAGCGGGGTGCAGGTCGTTCGACCCCTCATGCCGAATTAAAAAATAATAACACGCAGGCATTGATCGCTGATATTGAAGCCATACGCCAGTTTTTGAATATTGAGCAGTGGGTGTTGTTTGGTGGTTCCTGGGGTTCAACTTTAGGGCTGCTGTATACGCAGGCTTATCCTGAGCGAGTCATGGGTTTGATTTTGCGCGGTATATTTTTGTGCCGTGAGCAGGACTTACGCTGGTTTTATCAACATGGAGCGAGCTTGGTTTTCCCTGATTACTGGGAGGATTATGTGCATCCGATAGCGCTATCGAAACGCAATGATTTTATTCATGCGTATTATGAGTTGCTGACCGGTGATAATGAATTGGCAAGAATGGGGGCGGCGAAAGCCTGGTCAGTCTGGGAGGCGCGCTGTGCAACCCTGCGTCCTAGTCGCGATCTGGTTGACCATTTTGGTGATCCGCATACCGCGTTGGCATTGGCGCGAATTGAAGCACACTATTTTGTCAATAATAGTTTTATTGAACCCAATCAAATTCTAAATAATGCGAATAAGTTAGCGGGCATTCCCAGTATTATTGTGCATGGCCGTTACGACATGGTGTGCCCGTTAGACAATGCGGTGGCATTACATAATGTGTGGCCCGATAGTCAGCTAAATATTGTGCGTGACGCAGGGCACTCTTCATCTGAGCCAAGTATTATTGATGCTCTGGTCCGGGCAACGCGTGATATGGCGCGGCGATTTCGTCCTGAGGATGAGGGAGATGATGCTTCCGATTGA
- the dtd gene encoding D-aminoacyl-tRNA deacylase, whose translation MKALIQRVSTASVVVDNKKIGEIGQGLLVLLGVEKQDNEQSVEKMAARLTAYRVFSDAEGKMNLSVSDINGAMLMVSQFTLAADTRKGLRPGFSSAASPDLAEHLYELLVETIRRQSVVVETGQFAADMQVSLVNDGPVTFLLEV comes from the coding sequence TTGAAAGCATTGATACAGCGAGTTTCGACAGCCAGTGTTGTTGTTGATAATAAAAAAATTGGCGAGATAGGTCAGGGCTTGTTAGTTCTGTTAGGGGTAGAAAAACAGGACAATGAGCAAAGTGTTGAGAAAATGGCGGCGCGTTTGACTGCTTATCGGGTTTTTTCAGATGCTGAAGGAAAAATGAATTTAAGTGTCAGTGATATCAATGGCGCTATGCTAATGGTTTCGCAATTCACTCTGGCAGCAGATACTCGTAAAGGTTTACGGCCCGGTTTTTCTTCGGCAGCAAGTCCTGATTTAGCTGAACATTTGTACGAATTGCTGGTCGAGACAATTAGAAGGCAATCCGTTGTTGTTGAGACAGGTCAGTTTGCTGCCGATATGCAGGTTAGCTTGGTCAATGATGGGCCGGTTACGTTTTTATTGGAAGTGTAA
- a CDS encoding ketosteroid isomerase family protein translates to METSMRQNKKWSAAQCLALVEQSPQAVAAHDESAWMAIFANQNTVEDPVGSAPHHSNREGAAGFEPLHRFYQTFIAANKISFQVRQDIVCGLWVMRDLTITIEMVARFKIAVPMHLLYELEEQGGELKIRRLAAHWELRPMLGRQLKGGWRGLVAGTLAGWRLLRYLGISGTIGFSQALSSVGEPGKQQVIELLASFNEQQLTSVANWRCLVAAKESPELLTAAHLSVEKVLAAGLNVTASCQLQQNDQSFEGVMLVTFSKDHQRIETVLLMLDSTSANIT, encoded by the coding sequence ATGGAAACTTCAATGAGGCAAAATAAGAAATGGTCTGCTGCCCAGTGCCTGGCATTAGTGGAGCAATCCCCACAAGCTGTGGCGGCTCATGATGAATCTGCCTGGATGGCAATCTTTGCAAATCAGAATACGGTGGAAGATCCGGTAGGGTCAGCGCCTCATCACAGTAACCGTGAGGGGGCGGCGGGCTTTGAGCCATTACATCGCTTTTATCAAACCTTTATTGCCGCGAATAAGATTAGCTTTCAAGTGCGGCAGGATATTGTCTGTGGTTTGTGGGTGATGCGTGATTTAACCATCACTATCGAGATGGTGGCACGATTTAAAATAGCAGTGCCAATGCACCTTTTGTATGAGCTCGAGGAACAAGGGGGGGAGCTAAAAATACGTCGGCTGGCAGCACACTGGGAGCTGCGGCCAATGCTGGGCCGACAGTTAAAGGGAGGGTGGCGCGGTCTGGTGGCGGGCACGCTTGCTGGGTGGCGGCTACTGCGTTATTTGGGTATTAGTGGCACTATCGGATTTAGTCAGGCCTTAAGCAGTGTAGGTGAACCGGGTAAGCAGCAAGTTATTGAATTGCTTGCCTCCTTTAATGAACAGCAACTAACATCCGTGGCTAACTGGCGTTGTCTGGTGGCAGCGAAAGAGTCTCCCGAATTATTAACGGCAGCCCATTTATCGGTAGAAAAAGTATTGGCAGCGGGGTTGAACGTCACCGCCAGTTGTCAGCTGCAGCAAAATGATCAGAGTTTTGAAGGGGTAATGTTGGTGACGTTTAGTAAGGATCATCAACGGATTGAAACAGTGTTGTTGATGCTTGATAGTACTAGCGCAAACATTACCTGA
- a CDS encoding VPLPA-CTERM sorting domain-containing protein: MKLSAFFQQLSSSLVLLVVCSTASAALIPVNLAMQGTVSQESNPSFLTETQTGGGTGFYDTENDVLSYTYAITAVTDIYEYDLTGNSTLITATGAGIGAYTSCTNVRDDYQINICSYFSIGTDTPFQLSTSNIDENGNGILIFDFTTSDDVHYDIAYTVTSAVPVPAAAWLFGSGLVGLVGLKRKK, from the coding sequence ATGAAGTTATCAGCCTTTTTCCAACAGCTTTCATCAAGCCTAGTACTATTGGTCGTCTGCTCAACAGCGAGCGCTGCGTTAATTCCTGTCAACCTGGCTATGCAGGGTACTGTTAGCCAAGAAAGCAATCCTTCTTTTTTAACTGAAACTCAAACGGGTGGTGGAACAGGTTTTTATGACACAGAAAATGATGTGCTGTCCTACACCTATGCTATTACTGCTGTAACTGACATTTATGAATACGATCTGACAGGCAATTCTACACTAATAACAGCAACTGGGGCTGGTATTGGAGCCTATACCAGCTGTACCAATGTTCGTGACGACTACCAGATAAATATTTGTTCATACTTTTCAATCGGTACTGATACCCCGTTTCAACTCTCAACATCCAATATTGACGAGAATGGTAATGGCATATTAATTTTTGACTTTACTACATCCGATGACGTTCATTATGACATTGCCTATACGGTTACCAGTGCAGTACCTGTACCGGCGGCCGCATGGTTATTTGGTTCCGGGCTAGTTGGTCTGGTTGGGCTCAAGCGTAAAAAGTAA
- a CDS encoding VPLPA-CTERM sorting domain-containing protein: protein MLKQFMVLLTLLFSVSTSAEILKAFGSGNNTFFSFDPNTADLTLIKNQGYYAMDFAPDGSLYAVDRAENSFYQLAEDGSRTHLTDVGYDDWGGGFTVSNDGQYAYWSNRASLSDNSSLLYRMNLSGGPVESLGAINGILGVSDIEFGYDGTLYAMSGMNVSPDGALYSIDLNTMLGTKVSLDYLGLKDYLGRDVGSNTLITSLNATAGGMNMLVKPENDPNRSYYMGTIDLETGEGSFDYSKRVTLNGGSYTAGIDVAFLTPVPVPAAAWLFGSALIGLVGAKRKK from the coding sequence ATGTTAAAGCAATTTATGGTGCTTTTGACTTTATTATTTTCTGTTTCAACAAGTGCAGAAATACTCAAAGCGTTTGGCAGTGGCAATAACACCTTTTTTTCCTTTGATCCCAACACGGCCGATCTTACCTTAATTAAAAATCAGGGCTATTATGCGATGGACTTTGCTCCCGATGGTAGCCTTTATGCAGTAGATAGGGCTGAAAACTCTTTCTATCAACTTGCAGAAGATGGATCACGTACTCACTTAACCGATGTTGGCTACGATGACTGGGGTGGTGGATTTACTGTTTCTAATGATGGTCAGTACGCATACTGGTCTAATAGAGCCTCACTCTCTGATAATTCAAGCCTTCTTTATCGAATGAACCTTTCTGGTGGCCCTGTTGAAAGCTTAGGGGCTATCAATGGAATCCTTGGTGTTAGCGATATTGAATTTGGCTATGATGGAACACTTTACGCAATGTCGGGTATGAATGTTTCGCCGGATGGAGCGCTTTACTCTATCGATCTTAATACCATGCTAGGCACTAAAGTCAGCTTAGACTATTTAGGGCTAAAGGATTATTTAGGTAGAGATGTTGGTAGTAATACACTTATTACAAGTCTTAACGCCACAGCTGGCGGAATGAATATGCTTGTTAAGCCGGAGAACGACCCAAATAGAAGTTATTATATGGGTACAATTGATCTTGAAACGGGTGAAGGAAGCTTTGATTATTCAAAGCGAGTTACTCTAAATGGAGGCAGTTATACTGCCGGAATTGACGTGGCATTTTTGACACCAGTACCTGTTCCAGCCGCTGCATGGCTATTTGGCTCAGCATTGATTGGTTTGGTTGGGGCTAAGCGTAAGAAATAA
- a CDS encoding peptidylprolyl isomerase, whose amino-acid sequence MSDSSEKISANKVVSFHYTLFNSANEQLETTRDGEPTLFLVGADNVLPSVEQAMMGKAVGDSFTINLAAVMAYGLRDENKKDRISAKYLKHEGKLKPGQIVRIDTEQGRRTATVIKVGKFSVDIDLNHPLAGQDIRFDVEIMAVRDGTQDEIAHGHAHGVGGHHH is encoded by the coding sequence ATGAGTGATAGCAGCGAAAAAATCAGTGCCAACAAAGTCGTCTCATTTCATTACACCCTATTCAACAGTGCCAATGAGCAACTTGAAACCACCCGCGATGGCGAACCCACCTTATTTTTAGTCGGTGCAGACAATGTGTTGCCAAGTGTCGAACAGGCCATGATGGGCAAAGCGGTAGGTGATAGCTTTACTATTAATTTAGCGGCGGTAATGGCTTATGGCCTTCGTGATGAGAACAAAAAAGACCGAATCTCAGCAAAATATCTAAAGCATGAAGGCAAGCTAAAACCCGGCCAAATTGTTCGTATCGATACCGAACAAGGCCGTCGCACCGCTACTGTCATTAAGGTCGGAAAGTTCAGTGTAGACATTGATTTAAATCACCCACTAGCCGGTCAGGATATTCGTTTTGATGTAGAAATTATGGCAGTCCGTGATGGCACTCAGGATGAAATAGCGCACGGTCACGCCCATGGTGTTGGGGGACATCACCATTAA
- a CDS encoding mechanosensitive ion channel family protein — protein sequence MPYRIVHFKFFYSLFYLLIATFFSANALCYEATTTGDATIATEDLELLVLPLSISELEIEANAWQQLLKQHVTKISQEQILANKLGRSASKLDKSLNSKDPVAQQNLTETLDLTNNKKEQLAGEITQGGLEQSAIINRLNIVLAAWEKKGGDPSELRLYADAVSGVKVDISNSSTAMLAITSWMRSEEGGVLLLENFIKFFVAMVFVILLANLATKLADRISTSSKVSVLLESFIKVAARRTVLIIGTIMSLTLLDVDIGPMLALIGAAGLVVGLALQGTLSNFASGVLILIYRPYDVSDVIKVGSVTGQVDSMTLLSTTIKTLDNQLIMIPNNSVWGDAITNITGSSQRRIDMIFGIAYNEDFAVAKNILLNILNDHPMVLDEPEARVRVHELADSSVNLICRPWVKTEDYWDVYWDVTETVKREFDAQGISIPFPQRDVHLFTAGELAIKSSST from the coding sequence ATGCCGTATCGTATAGTTCACTTCAAATTTTTCTATTCTTTGTTTTATCTGTTGATCGCCACTTTTTTTAGCGCCAATGCGCTATGCTATGAGGCCACCACAACCGGCGATGCAACCATCGCTACGGAAGACCTGGAATTACTGGTACTGCCTTTATCTATATCTGAACTAGAGATTGAAGCCAATGCCTGGCAACAGTTGCTCAAGCAACACGTCACAAAGATTTCACAGGAACAAATACTCGCAAACAAACTTGGGCGTAGTGCCTCCAAACTCGACAAGTCACTTAATAGCAAGGACCCGGTTGCACAGCAAAATCTGACTGAAACACTCGACCTCACCAATAATAAAAAAGAGCAGCTAGCTGGCGAAATCACTCAAGGCGGCCTTGAACAAAGCGCCATCATCAACCGTTTAAATATCGTGTTAGCCGCCTGGGAAAAAAAAGGCGGCGACCCCAGTGAGCTTCGACTTTACGCAGACGCAGTCTCTGGTGTCAAAGTTGATATCTCCAATTCCTCAACAGCCATGCTGGCCATCACCTCCTGGATGAGATCAGAGGAAGGCGGCGTCTTACTACTGGAAAACTTTATAAAGTTTTTTGTCGCTATGGTGTTTGTGATTCTTTTAGCCAATCTCGCTACCAAGCTTGCTGACAGAATCTCTACCAGCAGCAAAGTATCTGTATTATTAGAATCTTTTATTAAAGTGGCAGCGCGACGTACCGTATTGATTATCGGTACTATCATGTCGCTGACTTTACTAGATGTCGATATCGGCCCAATGCTAGCGCTGATCGGTGCGGCAGGACTGGTAGTTGGTTTAGCCTTGCAAGGTACGTTGAGTAATTTTGCCAGCGGCGTACTGATTTTAATTTACCGTCCTTATGACGTGAGTGATGTGATTAAAGTGGGAAGTGTTACTGGCCAGGTTGACTCCATGACATTACTCTCGACCACCATAAAAACCTTGGACAACCAGCTAATCATGATACCTAATAACAGTGTCTGGGGAGATGCCATCACCAATATTACTGGCAGTAGCCAGCGCCGCATCGATATGATATTTGGCATTGCTTATAATGAAGACTTCGCAGTAGCAAAAAATATTTTACTCAATATACTAAACGATCACCCCATGGTATTAGACGAGCCGGAAGCACGCGTACGCGTGCACGAGCTGGCCGACTCTTCAGTCAATCTTATCTGTCGCCCCTGGGTAAAAACAGAAGACTACTGGGATGTTTATTGGGATGTCACTGAAACCGTTAAACGGGAATTTGATGCACAAGGAATTTCAATTCCTTTCCCGCAGCGGGATGTCCATTTATTTACTGCCGGCGAACTGGCTATTAAATCCAGCAGTACTTAA
- a CDS encoding transporter substrate-binding domain-containing protein has protein sequence MNKPRTWINSVTYTILISILLLTLPTLTLGDDSLIVGVNPEYPPMAFTVNEEIQGIEIDTARQLGLLLKKKIIFKSLDWDELIPAIQAGTIDVIMSGMSITPQRQQKINFTDTTMEIGQMAIIRSSDIVRLSQPAALRQPGIRIGVEKSTTGEQYVRQNLPTAIISGYDTPEAGLAGLRQQQIDFFIHDAPTSWQLAQIPNQNDLIALYRPLTTEYLAWGVNKKNTTLLTELNQALVQLKKRGIINNIQDKWIPIKIEVGQ, from the coding sequence ATGAACAAGCCAAGAACCTGGATTAACTCGGTTACCTATACCATTCTAATCTCTATATTATTGCTAACATTACCAACTCTCACACTGGGTGACGACTCTCTCATTGTAGGTGTTAACCCTGAATATCCACCAATGGCATTTACTGTTAATGAAGAAATACAAGGGATTGAAATCGATACTGCGCGACAACTCGGCCTATTACTCAAGAAAAAAATAATATTTAAAAGCCTAGACTGGGACGAACTGATACCCGCGATACAAGCAGGCACAATAGATGTCATCATGTCAGGCATGAGTATTACCCCGCAACGCCAACAAAAAATCAACTTCACTGACACCACCATGGAAATAGGCCAAATGGCGATTATTCGCAGTAGCGATATCGTCAGGCTAAGCCAGCCCGCAGCGCTGCGCCAACCCGGCATTCGTATCGGCGTGGAAAAGAGTACCACGGGTGAACAATATGTCCGTCAAAATTTGCCCACCGCAATTATCAGTGGCTACGACACCCCTGAAGCAGGTCTTGCTGGCTTACGCCAACAGCAGATCGATTTTTTTATTCACGACGCGCCTACCAGCTGGCAACTGGCACAAATACCCAATCAAAATGACCTGATTGCGCTCTACCGTCCACTGACAACTGAATATTTAGCCTGGGGGGTAAATAAAAAGAATACTACGCTATTAACTGAACTCAATCAGGCATTAGTGCAATTAAAAAAAAGAGGTATCATCAATAATATTCAAGACAAGTGGATACCCATAAAAATTGAAGTAGGCCAATAA
- a CDS encoding paraquat-inducible protein A, which translates to MHTEVLCHECDCFMSCESLSSGQKACCPRCGAVLLEYKPDMINRTQAFAIAGLLFYLPANLMPIMTFEMMGVTATNTMLQGVQQLFSGGFWWMGLLVMLCSIVVPLLDLCLLFLIAILLKTQRKHALTLQLLVWRHHLSEWAMLEVYMLGILVAYIKMSDMGGIDVGMGMYCFAGMLLAAIFASSSFDSRQAFEMLEAQS; encoded by the coding sequence ATGCATACTGAAGTTCTCTGCCACGAATGTGATTGTTTTATGAGTTGTGAGTCCCTGTCTAGTGGGCAAAAAGCCTGCTGTCCACGGTGTGGCGCGGTGTTGCTAGAGTATAAGCCAGATATGATTAACCGTACGCAGGCTTTTGCTATTGCGGGTTTACTATTTTATTTACCTGCCAATTTAATGCCAATAATGACCTTCGAGATGATGGGGGTAACAGCGACTAATACTATGCTGCAGGGGGTACAGCAGTTGTTTAGCGGTGGTTTTTGGTGGATGGGTTTGCTGGTAATGTTATGCAGCATCGTAGTGCCGCTACTGGATTTATGTCTGTTATTTCTTATCGCGATACTGTTAAAAACACAGAGAAAACATGCGTTAACGCTTCAGTTACTTGTGTGGCGGCATCATTTATCCGAGTGGGCGATGCTGGAAGTGTATATGCTGGGTATATTAGTGGCGTATATAAAAATGAGTGATATGGGTGGCATCGATGTTGGTATGGGGATGTATTGCTTCGCCGGGATGTTGTTAGCAGCAATTTTTGCATCATCAAGCTTTGATTCCAGGCAAGCGTTTGAAATGCTGGAGGCGCAGAGTTGA
- a CDS encoding paraquat-inducible protein A, protein MSTGIAQGRILCIHCYKIVAVAADHKQNHCPRCRSKLHPRLPDSLQKTWAYLIAGAAAFIPANIYPVMTVDMFGRGHPDTIVSGVITLLQEGMYPIAVLVFIASVLVPLFKLLGLLLLLLAIKQRWRINRRQATVMYRYIHFIGRWSMLDLFMISILITLVDMGGVATIHAGTGATAFATVVVLTMLAANAFDARLIWDLVDENDS, encoded by the coding sequence ATGTCGACCGGTATTGCGCAAGGCAGAATACTCTGTATTCACTGCTATAAAATAGTTGCTGTAGCTGCCGACCATAAACAAAATCACTGCCCTCGTTGTAGAAGTAAGTTACACCCACGCCTGCCCGATAGTCTGCAAAAAACATGGGCGTATTTAATTGCCGGAGCGGCAGCCTTTATACCTGCAAATATTTATCCAGTGATGACAGTCGATATGTTTGGACGTGGCCACCCGGATACCATTGTATCTGGTGTTATAACGCTATTGCAGGAGGGAATGTATCCAATTGCTGTGCTGGTGTTTATTGCCAGTGTGTTAGTGCCGTTATTCAAGTTGCTGGGGTTGTTATTGTTATTGCTAGCGATTAAGCAGCGCTGGCGGATCAATCGGCGACAAGCAACGGTGATGTATCGCTATATTCATTTTATCGGGCGCTGGTCTATGCTGGATTTATTTATGATTTCAATTTTAATTACGCTGGTCGATATGGGAGGGGTGGCCACTATTCATGCTGGTACAGGTGCTACTGCATTTGCTACGGTTGTCGTGCTGACAATGTTAGCGGCAAATGCTTTTGATGCTCGGCTAATTTGGGATTTGGTGGACGAAAATGACAGCTAA
- a CDS encoding intermembrane transport protein PqiB gives MTANNDNSDKNLTVPVAAAIEKKSGLSIVWLLPAIAVLVALWLVYKSIINAGEEIIIEFPWGADIKAHETELIFEGLTMGVVKSVMLKEDLRGVKVAVEVNKKAAMALQHDTVFWLVEPEVSLSRIAGLETLVSGKYITFQLGDVTGKLKADALRELKPKKFHYLALAEAPPKPEYMGGINLVLSSDQASSLEKGTPILFQKINVGMVEKTRLADDGNSVLVDIYIKEEYKHLVNTDTRFWRVGGLQIGGGLGNIKINMESFQTLLIGGITFSKPNETNGGKPVNAGDAFELFEDKAAAMDRGVAIELVFNTGEAVSEGTVIKYLGQTIGEVNTVTLSDDLTTLTARAVLTKGGNRIARKDSVFWLVKPELGLAKTRNLETLVTGQYIAVSPGKGEKTHHFVASLNSPLEKAKSTGLNLVLQATTLGSIREGVALTYRNIEVGKVKGYELGPDASQVLIYVNIDERYRQLIHDNTRFWNASGIGLDVGLFSGAKIRTGSLESMLEGGIALATPNQDQMGELAKEGAVFPLAAEVNEEWLSWQPKIDIPPAE, from the coding sequence ATGACAGCTAATAATGATAATTCAGATAAAAATTTAACGGTACCAGTGGCTGCTGCTATTGAGAAAAAAAGTGGACTTTCCATTGTTTGGTTGTTGCCGGCAATTGCTGTGTTAGTTGCGTTATGGCTGGTTTATAAAAGCATTATTAATGCGGGCGAAGAAATAATTATTGAATTTCCATGGGGGGCAGATATTAAAGCTCATGAGACTGAGCTTATTTTTGAAGGCTTGACTATGGGGGTCGTTAAGTCAGTGATGCTGAAAGAGGATTTGAGAGGAGTAAAAGTAGCTGTTGAAGTCAACAAAAAAGCAGCAATGGCCTTGCAGCATGATACAGTTTTTTGGTTGGTAGAACCGGAGGTGTCATTGTCCAGGATTGCAGGTTTGGAAACTTTAGTGTCGGGTAAATACATCACTTTTCAATTGGGCGATGTGACTGGAAAATTAAAGGCTGACGCGCTTCGGGAGTTAAAGCCGAAAAAATTCCATTATTTAGCCTTGGCAGAGGCGCCGCCCAAGCCTGAGTACATGGGAGGAATAAATTTAGTATTAAGTTCTGATCAGGCGAGTTCCTTGGAAAAAGGCACGCCGATTTTATTTCAAAAAATAAATGTGGGTATGGTTGAGAAAACTCGTTTAGCGGATGATGGTAATAGTGTATTGGTTGATATCTACATTAAAGAGGAATACAAACATTTAGTTAACACAGATACGCGTTTTTGGCGGGTAGGCGGACTCCAGATTGGCGGCGGTTTAGGTAATATAAAAATTAATATGGAATCATTTCAGACACTACTTATTGGCGGCATCACTTTTTCCAAACCCAACGAAACTAACGGTGGCAAGCCCGTGAACGCCGGTGATGCATTTGAATTATTTGAGGATAAAGCTGCGGCAATGGATAGGGGAGTGGCAATTGAATTGGTATTTAATACCGGTGAGGCGGTAAGCGAAGGCACCGTGATTAAATATTTAGGGCAGACAATTGGTGAAGTTAATACTGTCACACTGAGCGACGACCTGACGACTTTGACTGCGCGTGCTGTGTTAACTAAAGGGGGCAATCGAATTGCGCGTAAAGACAGTGTTTTTTGGTTAGTAAAACCGGAGCTGGGTTTGGCTAAAACGCGTAATTTGGAAACGCTGGTTACGGGACAGTACATCGCGGTTAGTCCGGGCAAAGGGGAAAAGACGCATCATTTTGTCGCCTCGTTAAATTCGCCATTGGAAAAAGCCAAATCGACAGGTTTAAATTTAGTGTTGCAAGCCACTACCTTGGGCTCTATACGCGAGGGTGTGGCGTTGACCTATCGCAATATTGAAGTAGGCAAGGTGAAGGGCTATGAGCTGGGCCCTGATGCGAGTCAGGTCCTGATTTATGTCAACATTGATGAACGCTATCGTCAGCTGATTCATGACAATACGCGCTTTTGGAATGCCAGCGGTATTGGTTTGGATGTCGGTTTATTTTCCGGAGCTAAAATTCGGACTGGCTCATTAGAATCGATGTTAGAGGGGGGTATTGCGCTGGCGACGCCGAATCAAGATCAGATGGGAGAGCTTGCTAAAGAGGGGGCTGTGTTTCCATTGGCGGCGGAAGTGAATGAGGAGTGGCTGAGCTGGCAGCCCAAAATAGATATCCCACCCGCTGAATAG